Proteins from one Rosa chinensis cultivar Old Blush chromosome 7, RchiOBHm-V2, whole genome shotgun sequence genomic window:
- the LOC112177811 gene encoding pentatricopeptide repeat-containing protein At3g54980, mitochondrial, translating to MKSHFHSSLLPSLRRFYLLNPKPLSSQPPPPPQIHSPANPIPQSSDSTQTHLLNTLLSHKTDPSSALDLLKRAEAHPGVVHGADTVAVLLHILLGFPETRGRAKTLLNRYVSGDSGPPPAVFLDRLLDCAKRFGFDLDSDSLVFSYLLNSYVRANRIGDAVDCFNRMVELELYAGVEYMNIVLTALVRRNMFEEARELYGKMVERGVGGDCATLHVMMRACLKEGKPEEAEEYFRKARGRGIAADAALYDVAIGAVCKTPESRLALVLLGEMREMGWVPSGRTYTSVIGACVKQGNMVEALRLKDEMVSCGESIDLVVATSLMKGYCAQGKLDAALDLFNMIMQDGLIPNRITYATVIGCCCKNGNMERAYELYTKMKQMGILPDEFIVNHLVRGFLKCRLLEDASKLFDEAVDYGIANVFLYNNFLAWLCREGKVSEARSLWDKMMRNGVIPNAVSYNNMIHGYCRIGDMDCANNEFLEMTQRGLEPTVFTYSILMNGYFRNGNAERAFNVFDDMVDAKKIPTGYTINIVIDGLCKVGQTTVASDLLKKFLEKGFIPGCMTYNSIIHGFSREGAMNSALNVYREMCEGGVTPTVITYTSLINGLCKSNKIDLALEMWHEMKTKGIKMDVTAYSAIIDGFCKRRDMKSARELFSELLEVGLSPNTGVYTSMICGFRNVNDMEAAIELHKKMITEGIPCDVKTYTALINGLLRKGDLQSASDLYSKMLSKGITPDINTYTVLINGLCCKRQLEKARKTLEYMNRRRMTARVHIYTALIVGHFKEGNLQESFRLHDEMLDKGLIPDDITCDILINGKFKGISALPRTSRV from the coding sequence ATGAAATCTCACTTCCATTCCTCACTCCTCCCTTCACTCCGTCGCTTCTACCTCTTAAACCCCAAGCCCCTCTCCTCACAACCACCACCGCCGCCGCAAATCCATTCTCCGGCGAACCCAATTCCACAATCCTCCGATTCAACCCAAACCCACCTCCTCAACACTCTTCTTTCCCACAAGACCGATCCCAGTTCCGCTCTCGACCTCCTCAAACGCGCTGAAGCTCACCCAGGCGTTGTCCACGGCGCCGACACCGTCGCCGTCTTGCTTCACATCTTACTGGGCTTTCCAGAGACTCGCGGGCGCGCCAAGACATTGCTTAACCGCTACGTTTCCGGCGACTCCGGCCCTCCTCCGGCAGTCTTTCTCGATCGTTTGCTGGACTGCGCAAAGAGGTTCGGTTTTGATTTAGATTCAGATTCTCTGGTTTTCAGTTACTTGTTGAATAGCTATGTTAGAGCCAATCGAATAGGGGATGCTGTTGATTGCTTTAATAGAATGGTGGAGCTTGAGTTATATGCTGGTGTTGAATATATGAACATTGTGTTGACGGCATTGGTTAGGAGGAATATGTTTGAGGAAGCACGAGAGTTGTATGGTAAAATGGTTGAGAGAGGAGTTGGCGGTGATTGCGCCACTCTACATGTCATGATGCGTGCTTGTTTGAAGGAGGGGAAGCCGGAGGAGGCTGAGGAGTACTTTCGGAAGGCAAGGGGGAGAGGGATAGCAGCTGATGCCGCATTGTATGATGTGGCGATTGGGGCTGTTTGTAAGACTCCCGAATCGCGTTTGGCTTTGGTGTTGTTGGGTGAAATGAGAGAAATGGGGTGGGTTCCTTCCGGGCGTACGTATACTAGTGTGATTGGGGCGTGTGTGAAGCAGGGGAATATGGTGGAGGCGCTAAGGCTCAAGGATGAAATGGTGAGTTGTGGGGAATCGATTGATTTGGTTGTTGCTACAAGCTTGATGAAGGGTTATTGTGCGCAAGGGAAGTTGGATGCCGCTTTGGATTTGTTCAACATGATTATGCAGGATGGACTTATTCCTAACAGAATCACTTATGCAACTGTGATAGGATGTTGCTGTAAGAATGGGAACATGGAAAGGGCATATGAGCTTTACACCAAAATGAAACAGATGGGTATTTTGCCTGATGAGTTCATTGTGAATCATTTGGTGCGTGGATTTTTGAAATGTCGGTTACTTGAAGACGCGTCTAAGTTGTTTGACGAGGCAGTTGACTACGGTATTGCAAATGTCTTCTTGTACAATAATTTCTTAGCATGGCTTTGTAGGGAGGGTAAAGTAAGTGAAGCCCGTAGTTTATGGGATAAGATGATGCGTAATGGTGTGATACCTAATGCGGTTTCCTACAACAACATGATACATGGCTATTGCAGAATAGGGGATATGGATTGTGCAAATAATGAATTTTTGGAGATGACacaaaggggtttggaacctacTGTTTTTACTTACTCTATTTTGATGAATGGGTATTTCAGGAACGGTAATGCCGAACGTGCTTTTAATGTCTTTGATGATATGGTGGATGCAAAGAAAATCCCCACAGGCTACACAATTAACATTGTCATTGATGGCCTATGCAAAGTTGGCCAGACAACTGTGGCAAGTGATCTTTTGAAGAAATTTCTTGAGAAGGGTTTTATTCCTGGATGTATGACTTATAATAGTATTATACATGGGTTTTCCAGGGAGGGTGCCATGAATTCTGCACTGAATGTTTATAGAGAAATGTGTGAAGGTGGAGTCACTCCAACTGTTATCACCTACACCAGCCTTATTAATGGGTTATGCAAAAGCAATAAGATAGATCTTGCTTTAGAAATGTGGCATGAAATGAAAACTAAGGGCATCAAAATGGATGTTACAGCATACTCTGCTATCATTGATGGGTTTTGCAAAAGGCGAGACATGAAAAGTGCCCGCGAACTTTTCTCAGAACTTCTGGAAGTTGGTTTATCTCCAAATACAGGTGTTTATACTAGCATGATTTGTGGCTTCCGGAATGTAAATGACATGGAAGCAGCTATTGAGTTACATAAGAAAATGATAACTGAAGGCATTCCATGTGATGTGAAAACGTACACTGCATTAATCAATGGACTGCTAAGAAAGGGTGATTTACAATCTGCATCAGATCTTTACTCAAAGATGCTTTCGAAGGGAATTACACCTGATATCAACACATATACAGTTCTAATAAATGGCCTTTGTTGCAAACGACAATTGGAGAAGGCACGCAAAACCTTGGAATACATGAATAGAAGGAGAATGACTGCTAGGGTTCATATTTATACTGCTTTGATTGTTGGGCACTTCAAGGAGGGGAATTTGCAAGAATCGTTTAGGTTGCACGATGAAATGCTAGACAAAGGCCTCATACCTGATGACATTACTTGTGATATTCTTATAAATGGAAAGTTCAAAGGCATAAGTGCTCTTCCGAGGACTTCAAGAGTCTAG